One Oncorhynchus masou masou isolate Uvic2021 chromosome 18, UVic_Omas_1.1, whole genome shotgun sequence DNA window includes the following coding sequences:
- the LOC135503933 gene encoding tumor necrosis factor receptor superfamily member 14-like, with product MNLAIILCSLLTIQCSIACGRAEYRTGDECCPMCSPGNQVHKHCTEFTSTSCVPCTDSTFLDEPNGLTACIPCTNCDPGFGLKVKQPCRPSSDTVCGTLEGFYCLDPTKDGCRAAQRHSSCKPGQYINHTGTTSTDTVCSDCTGDTYSDGSLTACQPHTQCDTLKLQQIKPGTHWTDSECGTHASPSIAIISAVVMVLVLAVMAAVAIKRKRKYPVSSEIIWGNCTI from the exons ATGAACCTAGCTATCATTTTGTGTTCACTTCTAACCATTCAGTGCTCTATTGCATGTGGTAGAGCAGAGTACAGAACAGGTGATGAATGCTGTCCTATGTGTTCACCAG GAAACCAGGTACATAAACACTGTACAGAATTTACAAGTACTTCCTGTGTCCCCTGTACCGACTCCACGTTCCTTGATGAACCCAATGGTCTTACAGCATGCATACCGTGTACAAACTGTGACCCAGGCTTTGGTTTGAAGGTAAAGCAGCCATGTAGACCTTCATCAGACACTGTCTGTGGGACACTGGAGGGGTTCTACTGTCTAGACCCAACTAAGGATGGTTGTAGAGCAGCCCAGAGACACAGCAGCTGTAAACCTGGTCAATACATCAACCACACAG GAACAACATCTACAGATACTGTGTGTTCTGACTGTACTGGTGACACCTATTCAGATGGATCATTAACAGCctgccagccacacacaca ATGTGATACCTTGAAGCTTCAGCAAATTAAACCTGGAACTCATTGGACCGACTCCGAATGTGGAACACACGCCTCCCCTTCCATAGCAATAATATCTGCTGTGGTGATGGTGCTGGTACTAGCTGTGATGGCAGCAGTAGCTattaaaagaaaaagaaaatatCCTGTATCTAGTGAGATTATTTGGGGGAATTGTACAATTTAA